In the Phaseolus vulgaris cultivar G19833 chromosome 7, P. vulgaris v2.0, whole genome shotgun sequence genome, one interval contains:
- the LOC137829281 gene encoding uncharacterized protein, with product MDFWYFGESSLNTEKEPIIRDMVYEFSEDDEQEEYIPEEHTFPILSNHNVQSFSRATRNIHFDLSEGMSFNSNESTLNAIKQYHIDQGYNFMVVESKPNKWLQAIQDSVPGTIVQYITCPYVVDGVEDQSNYILECVFWSFKPCIEGFKYCKPIVQVDGTFLTGKYHDTLLIAINQDGNLNIFSLAFTIVEGETKEALIWFSQLLQEYVTSQSNLCMITDRGTTILLVLQSPEVASEEDGLTSMYCIRHIASNFNKWFKNVELKRKVINVGYEMKQPTLQAKLSAIRAEFPHAVFWIDQIPLEKWTQAYDGGKRYGRENSDFDVEDMLITELRHYLTTYTVKLNEWWCDYEEIQAICLPCPYVIAVCSFCHLQLTTFVAPVYSVHNIFKAYEVQFNPVRNQDYWSTYTGPNLLPDPMMHQHQLGRPNTQRIHKEMDDSIPNKPKKCSYCRTEGHN from the exons ATGGATTTCTGGTATTTTGGTGAAAGTTCTTTGAACACTGAGAAAGAACCTATTATCAGAGATATGGTTTATGAATTCAGTGAAGATGATGAACAAGAGGAGTACATTCCAGAGGAACACACCTTCCCAATTTTATCCAACCACAATGTTCAATCATTTAGTCGTGCAACTCGTAATATACATTTCGACCTTTCAGAAGGCATGTCTTTCAATTCAAATGAGTCAACTTTGAATGCAATCAAACAATACCACATTGATCAGGGTTACAACTTTATGGTGGTGGAATCAAAGCCGAATAA ATGGTTGCAAGCTATTCAAGATAGTGTCCCTGGAACTATAGTGCAATATATTACTTGTCCGTATGTTGTTGATGGTGTTGAAGACCAATCTAATTACATCTTAGAATGTGTGTTCTGGTCATTCAAGCCATGCATTGAAGGGTTCAAATATTGCAAACCCATAGTTCAAGTTGATGGCACATTCTTGACTGGAAAATATCACGACACTTTGTTGATTGCCATCAATCAAGATGGGAACCTGAACATTTTTTCGTTAGCTTTCACCATTGTTGAGGGTGAAACAAAGGAAGCCCTTATATGGTTTTCTCAATTGTTACAAGAATATGTGACATCTCAGTCAAATCTATGCATGATTACAGATAGAGGAACAacaatattattagtattacaaTCTCCAGAAGTTGCTTCAGAAGAAGATGGTTTAACCTCAATGTATTGCATACGTCATATAGCATCCAATTTCAATAAGTGGTTTAAAAATGTTGAGTTAAAGCGAAAAGTAATCAACGTGG GTTATGAAATGAAGCAACCTACTCTACAAGCAAAGTTATCGGCTATACGAGCAGAATTTCCACATGCAGTCTTTTGGATTGATCAAATACCATTGGAAAAATGGACACAAGCCTATGACGGGGGAAAGAG ATATGGCCGAGAAAATTCAGACTTTGATGTGGAAGATATGCTGATTACCGAACTTCGACACTACCTAACAACATACACAgttaaattaaatgaatggTGGTGTGATTATGAGGAGATTCAAGCTATATGTCTGCCTTGTCCATATGTAATTGCTGTTTGCTCATTTTGTCATTTACAACTAACAACATTTGTGGCCCCAGTGTATAGTGTCCACAATATTTTCAAGGCTTATGAGGTCCAATTTAATCCAGTTCGAAATCAGGATTATTGGTCCACTTACACGGGACCAAATTTGTTACCCGACCCCATGATGCATCAACATCAATTAGGAAGACCTAACACTCAACGTATTCATAAGGAAATGGATGATTCAATTCCAAATAagccaaaaaaatgttcatattgtagaACTGAAGGTCACAACTGA
- the LOC137828696 gene encoding uncharacterized protein isoform X2, translated as MSELLPNFSKKIEVDTIIRDTFDKVVVLRFGRASDLTCLQQDHILSKAARDVSKFATVALVDVDSEDIHVYVKYFDITLIPSTVFFFNAHHMKMDYGTADHTKWIGAFFSKQDFIDVVEAIFRGAMKGKLIVNSPLPPERIPNFQILYKDV; from the exons ATGAGTGAGCTCTTACCAAACTTCTCGAAGAAGATAGAGGTGGATACCATCATCAGAGACACCTTCGATAAGGTTGTGGTCCTCCGATTTGGTCGGGCCTCTGACCTTACCTGTCTCCAGCAAGATCACATT CTTTCTAAGGCCGCAAGGGATGTGTCTAAGTTTGCAACTGTGGCGTTGGTTGATGTTGACTCGGAGGACATTCATGTCTATGTCAAGTATTTTGACATCACTTTGATACCATCTACGGTGTTTTTTTTCAATGCCCATCACATGAAAATGGATTATGG GACTGCTGATCATACTAAATGGATTGGTGCTTTTTTCTCAAAACAAGACTTCATTGATGTTGTAGAG GCAATATTCAGAGGAGCAATGAAGGGAAAGCTAATTGTGAATTCTCCTCTCCCTCCTGAACGTATACCAAACTTTCAGATACTATACAAGGATGTCTGA
- the LOC137828696 gene encoding uncharacterized protein isoform X1, translating into MSELLPNFSKKIEVDTIIRDTFDKVVVLRFGRASDLTCLQQDHILSKAARDVSKFATVALVDVDSEDIHVYVKYFDITLIPSTVFFFNAHHMKMDYGTADHTKWIGAFFSKQDFIDVVEDVYKADPSGWRAKSRILKIDLLACLYEHCYLSACFPFL; encoded by the exons ATGAGTGAGCTCTTACCAAACTTCTCGAAGAAGATAGAGGTGGATACCATCATCAGAGACACCTTCGATAAGGTTGTGGTCCTCCGATTTGGTCGGGCCTCTGACCTTACCTGTCTCCAGCAAGATCACATT CTTTCTAAGGCCGCAAGGGATGTGTCTAAGTTTGCAACTGTGGCGTTGGTTGATGTTGACTCGGAGGACATTCATGTCTATGTCAAGTATTTTGACATCACTTTGATACCATCTACGGTGTTTTTTTTCAATGCCCATCACATGAAAATGGATTATGG GACTGCTGATCATACTAAATGGATTGGTGCTTTTTTCTCAAAACAAGACTTCATTGATGTTGTAGAG GACGTGTATAAAGCAGACCCTTCTGGATGGAGGGCAAAATCCCGAATACTTAAAATTGACTTACTGGCTTGTTTGTATGAGCACTGTTATTTGTCAGCATGTTTTCCCTTTTTGTga
- the LOC137828696 gene encoding uncharacterized protein isoform X3: MSELLPNFSKKIEVDTIIRDTFDKVVVLRFGRASDLTCLQQDHILSKAARDVSKFATVALVDVDSEDIHVYVKYFDITLIPSTVFFFNAHHMKMDYGTADHTKWIGAFFSKQDFIDVVEVAFIVASSTIYSQR, translated from the exons ATGAGTGAGCTCTTACCAAACTTCTCGAAGAAGATAGAGGTGGATACCATCATCAGAGACACCTTCGATAAGGTTGTGGTCCTCCGATTTGGTCGGGCCTCTGACCTTACCTGTCTCCAGCAAGATCACATT CTTTCTAAGGCCGCAAGGGATGTGTCTAAGTTTGCAACTGTGGCGTTGGTTGATGTTGACTCGGAGGACATTCATGTCTATGTCAAGTATTTTGACATCACTTTGATACCATCTACGGTGTTTTTTTTCAATGCCCATCACATGAAAATGGATTATGG GACTGCTGATCATACTAAATGGATTGGTGCTTTTTTCTCAAAACAAGACTTCATTGATGTTGTAGAG GTGGCCTTCATTGTAGCCTCAAGCACCATTTACTCCCAGAGATAA